The DNA segment TCTTGCGAACCTGCCCCTTGTCCCGGGGGCGGCCCGGCTTCACAACCGACAGGGCGCCGTTGTTGCGGGCATCTCTTGAGGCCGGGGCGGCGGATTTTCCCCTGCCCGGCTTCAATACAGTATTTTTCGCCATGCCGCAGTTCTCTCTCAACGGTGCTGGAACTTCGCTTCGCGCTTTTCCAGAAAGGCCGCGATGCCCTCCGACTTGTCTTCCGTCGTAAAGACAAGGCCGAACAGATCCGATTCCAGCTTCAGTCCATCCTCGAGGCTTCCCTCGATGCCGCCGTAGGCGGCGCGGAGGATCAGCCTGATCACGGGCGCGCTCTTTTGGCAGATCTTGGCCGCCAGCGCGTACACCTCCTCCATCAGCTTATCGGCGGGGACCACCTTGTTCACCAGGCCGATCCGGCAGGCTTCCTCTGCGGGGATCATATCGCCCGTCATGTTGATCTCCATCGCCCGGGCCATGCCGACCAGACGGGCGAGACGCTGCGTGCCGCC comes from the bacterium genome and includes:
- a CDS encoding enoyl-CoA hydratase-related protein, with translation GGTQRLARLVGMARAMEINMTGDMIPAEEACRIGLVNKVVPADKLMEEVYALAAKICQKSAPVIRLILRAAYGGIEGSLEDGLKLESDLFGLVFTTEDKSEGIAAFLEKREAKFQHR